The Zingiber officinale cultivar Zhangliang chromosome 10A, Zo_v1.1, whole genome shotgun sequence genome contains a region encoding:
- the LOC122026593 gene encoding uncharacterized protein LOC122026593 has protein sequence MELLRSPSTRSGCDVEGTNNDHVVFKSSAGKTRAVHKLASSRLFPAVTCLQFCFVIYATFFLYYMSPSVDFRSRADFSWATRIAHQWKHLIVKPNAVASSALAADFTPADVCESERIEFVQKKSDDAVMIKLKRELYDEVLAFQSKNAGTETLPELLQMPSRWSQAGNNSRRVTVILNHFKRRTLCAQLDSLLDQTLPFHHLWVLSFGSPNEAVFRRIVESYNHSRISFISSSYDFKYYGRFQMALQTESDFVYILDDDMIPGRRMLEILTHVGGTEKYKNSVLGSIGRILPFRQKDFTFPSYRKFRSKEAGLYLPDPAYDITVERIVQVDFLSSSWFLSADLVKTLFVETPFTFMTGEDLHLSYQLQKYRNAGSYVLPVDPNDKETWGDSEHRLAYVSETTVIFKDVVQVRDDQWWRALSTGYVTQWAAMYPQKIDVLFYAHSPDEVRALAPLLEKFRTTVGRKSYIVVSGGSYCSCEETVSVLKWPKNVCKERRFRIFDLQVGAISGVSNSDVPVVQAVYSSLKGLLKIHNPSLLIAVDDIDQNVKNALKNACEGSANGTSLVLLPRPAVPKVLWMADLRPSALPHWNRMRITVNIITQNRATSLQRLLLSLQNAYYLGDEVRLTFNMDSKVDVATLQLVRSYPWAQGPKQIRRRIIQGGLIRAVSESWYPSDDDEFGLLLEDDIEVSPYYYLWIKYALLAYHYDPQVSLPELSSISLYTPRLIEVVKERPKWIATEFFKQIHPNTPYLHQLPCSWGSVFFPKHWREFYAYMGARFTEDAKQNPVQIPKSRTNGWQASWKKFLIDMMYLRGYVSLYPNFPSQASFSTNHMEPGAHISAKDNAVKHNKDDFEVPLMRDDFTRLLPAGKMPPASRLPVINLFNQAVSLKGLRAAGAKLGQDVINCTEVEVVGVDHSTGLPVNCTKF, from the exons ATGGAGCTCCTCCGTTCTCCCAGCACTCGGAGCGGCTGCGACGTCGAAGGCACGAACAACGACCACGTGGTTTTCAAGTCGTCGGCCGGAAAGACGCGCGCCGTCCACAAGCTCGCCTCCTCCCGCCTCTTCCCCGCCGTCACCTGCCTCCAGTTTTGCTTCGTCATCTACGCTACCTTCTTTCTCTACTACATGAGCCCCTCCGTCGACTTCCGCTCCCGCGCAGACTTCTCCTGGGCCACCCGCATCGCGCACCAATGGAAGCACTTAATCGTCAAACCCAACGCCGTCGCGTCCTCCGCCCTCGCCGCCGACTTCACCCCAGCCGACGTCTGCGAGTCGGAGAGAATCGAGTTCGTGCAGAAGAAGTCCGACGACGCTGTCATGATCAAGCTTAAGCGAGAGCTCTACGACGAGGTGTTGGCGTTCCAGAGCAAAAACGCCGGAACAGAGACTCTGCCGGAGCTGCTTCAGATGCCGTCCCGGTGGAGCCAGGCGGGGAACAATTCCCGGAGGGTGACGGTGATTCTGAACCACTTCAAGCGGAGGACGCTCTGCGCGCAGCTTGACTCGCTGCTTGACCAGACGCTGCCGTTCCACCACTTGTGGGTGCTGTCCTTTGGCAGCCCAAACGAGGCGGTGTTCCGGCGGATTGTGGAGAGCTACAACCATTCTAGGATCAGCTTCATCAGCTCGAGCTACGACTTCAAGTACTACGGACGGTTCCAGATGGCGCTGCAGACGGAGTCCGATTTCGTCTACATCCTCGACGACGACATGATTCCCGGCCGGCGGATGCTGGAGATTCTGACGCATGTCGGGGGGACGGAGAAGTATAAGAACTCTGTTTTAGGGAGCATTGGCCGGATTCTGCCGTTCCGGCAGAAGGACTTCACATTCCCGAGCTATCGCAAGTTCCGCTCCAAGGAGGCCGGATTGTACCTGCCGGATCCGGCTTACGATATCACAGTTGAGAGGATTGTGCAGGTGGATTTCTTGTCGAGTTCCTGGTTTTTATCTGCGGATTTGGTGAAGACTCTGTTCGTGGAGACGCCGTTCACTTTTATGACAGGCGAAGATTTACACCTCAG TTATCAGCTTCAGAAGTACAGGAACGCAGGCTCCTACGTCCTCCCCGTCGATCCAAATGACAAGGAGACATGGGGCGACAGCGAGCACAGACTGGCCTACGTTTCTGAGACCACCGTCATCTTCAAGGACGTCGTCCAAGTCCGCGACGATCAATGGTGGCGCGCCCTGTCCACCGGCTACGTAACTCAGTGGGCTGCCATGTACCCGCAAAAGATAGATGTCCTCTTCTACGCTCACTCTCCTGACGAAGTGAGAGCACTCGCTCCGCTCCTCGAGAAGTTCCGCACCACTGTCGGAAGGAAATCCTACATCGTCGTCTCCGGCGGCAGTTACTGCTCCTGCGAGGAGACAGTCTCTGTTCTCAAGTGGCCCAAGAATGTATGCAAGGAAAGAAGGTTCAGGATCTTTGATTTACAAGTCGGAGCCATTTCGGGCGTATCGAACTCGGATGTCCCAGTGGTGCAGGCAGTGTACTCGAGCTTGAAGGGGCTTCTCAAGATTCACAATCCCAGCTTGCTGATCGCTGTCGATGACATTGATCAAAATGTTAAGAATGCGCTAAAAAATGCGTGCGAGGGGAGTGCAAACGGGACGTCCCTCGTTCTTCTTCCGAGGCCAGCGGTGCCGAAGGTTCTGTGGATGGCCGATCTACGACCCTCAGCATTGCCGC ACTGGAACCGGATGCGGATCACCGTGAACATCATCACCCAGAACCGCGCCACCTCCCTGCAGCGGCTCCTGCTGTCGCTGCAGAACGCGTACTACCTCGGCGACGAGGTGCGGCTCACCTTCAACATGGACAGCAAGGTGGACGTAGCGACGCTCCAGCTGGTGCGCTCCTACCCGTGGGCCCAGGGCCCCAAGCAAATCCGGCGGCGCATCATCCAGGGCGGCCTCATCCGCGCCGTCAGCGAGAGCTGGTACCCGTCGGACGACGACGAGTTCGGCCTCCTCCTCGAGGACGACATCGAGGTGTCCCCCTACTACTACCTGTGGATCAAGTACGCCCTCCTCGCCTACCACTACGACCCGCAGGTGTCGCTCCCGGAGCTCTCATCCATCTCGCTCTACACCCCGCGACTCATCGAGGTGGTGAAGGAGCGGCCCAAATGGATCGCGACGGAGTTCTTCAAGCAGATCCACCCCAACACGCCGTACCTGCACCAGCTCCCCTGCAGCTGGGGCTCCGTCTTCTTCCCCAAGCACTGGCGGGAGTTCTACGCCTACATGGGCGCGCGATTTACTGAAGACGCGAAGCAGAATCCCGTGCAGATCCCCAAGTCGCGGACCAACGGGTGGCAGGCGTCGTGGAAGAAGTTCCTCATCGACATGATGTACCTGCGCGGCTACGTGAGCCTCTACCCCAACTTTCCCAGCCAGGCCAGCTTCTCCACCAACCACATGGAGCCCGGAGCACACATCAGCGCCAAGGACAACGCCGTTAAGCACAACAAGGATGACTTCGAGGTGCCGCTCATGAGGGACGACTTCACGCGCCTGCTGCCGGCGGGGAAGATGCCGCCGGCGTCCAGGCTGCCGGTGATCAATCTGTTCAACCAGGCGGTGTCTCTGAAGGGGCTGAGGGCGGCGGGGGCTAAGCTGGGACAGGATGTCATCAATTGTACCGAAGTGGAGGTCGTCGGAGTCGATCATAGCACGGGCCTACCCGTGAATTGCACCAAGTTCTGA